The DNA window GTCCCAGCGGGCGCGGGTGACGTGGTCGTTCCACTCGGGGATGAGGTTCCCGAGGGGGCAGCCGCGGTGGCAGAAGGGGACGCCGCAGTCCATGCAGCGGGAGGCCTGGTCCCGCAGCGAAGCCTCGTCCGGCAAGGGGTCGAGTTCGCGGTAGTCGAGGAGGCGCTCGTCGACGGGGCGAAGCGCTGTCTTGGCCCGCTGGATCTTCAGGAAGCCATGCGGATCACCCATGGGCGGTCACCATTCCCTTGCTCCTCGACGAGATCGCTCCGGTGGGCCGGGAGACGAGGCTCGGCTCGGAGGCGTTGTGGCGCGCGAAGCGCTCGGCCAGCGAGTGGTCGCCGAAGGGGCCGGTGCCCTGGGCACGACGGACCTCGAGGGCGCGGCGGTACTCGCGCGGGACGAGCTTGACGAGGTGGGGGGCGTACTCGTCCCAGGCTTCGAGCATGCGCTTGGCCCGGGGGCTGCCAGTCCGCGCGACGTGCTCGCGGAGCACCCCGAGCACGAGCTCGGTGTCCTCGGTGGCGAGCGGCTCGATGGCGTCACGCGCTTCGGGGTGGCAGCGGGCGGGAAAGCTGCCGTCGCGGTCGAAGACCACGGCCACGCCGCCGCTCATGCCAGCGCCGAAGTTGCGGCCGGTGGTCCCGAGGATGACCACGACACCGCCGGTCATGTACTCGCAGCCATGGTCGCCGACGCCCTCGACGACGGCGAGCGCGCCGCTGTTGCGGACGCCGAAGCGCTCGCCGCCGCGGCCGTTGAAGAACGCGCTGCCGCTCGTGGCGCCGTAGAGCACGGTGTTGCCGACGATGACCTGGTCTTCGGGGACGAAGGTGCTGCCCGGCGGGGGCCGGACGGCGATGATGCCGCCGGAGAGGCCCTTGCCCACGTAGTCGTTGGCGTCGCCATCGAGAACGAGGGAGATGCCGCGCGCGAGGAAGGCGCCGAGGCTCTGGCCTGCGCTGCCATGGGCCGCGATGCCGATGGTGTCGTCGGGCAGGCCTTCGGCGCCGTGTCTGCGGGCGACGACGCCGCTGAGCATCGTGCCGAAGGCGCGGTCGCGGTTGCGGATGCGCCGGGTGATGCGGACCTCGGCGCCCTGGTCCAGGGCTGGCGCGGCCTCCTCGATGAGTCCGTGATCGAGGACGTCGCGGAGGTTGTGCTCCTGCGCGGCGACGCACCGGGTCGGCTCGACGCGGGTCTCTCTCGGCAGGTAAAGGACCTCGGAGAAGTCGAGGCTGCGCAGGCGGGGCGTGGGCAGATCGCGGCGCGGGGCGATGCAGTCGGCGCGACCGACCATCTCGTCGACGGTGCGGAAGCCGAGGCTGGCCATGAGCTGCCGGGCCTCCTCGGCGACGAAGAAGAGGTAGTTGATGACGTGTTCGGGGGCCCCGGTGAAGCGGCGGCGCAGCTCGGGATCCTGGGTGGCCACGCCCACGGGGCAGGTGTTGAGGTGGCACTTGCGCATCATCACGCAGCCGAGGGCGACGAGTGGGGCCGTGGCGAAACCGAACTCCTCGGCGCCGAGCAGCGCGGCGATGACCACGTCGCGGCCGGTCTTGAGCTGGCCGTCGGCCTGGAGGCGAACCCGGCCGCGCAGGCGGTTCATCACGAGCACCTGCTGCGCCTCGGCCAGACCCAGCTCCCAGGGCAGGCCCGCGTGGTGGATGGAGGTGAGCGGCGAGGCGCCCGTGCCGCCGTCGTGGCCGCTGATCAGGATCACGTCGGCGTAGGCCTTGGCGACGCCAGCGGCGACCGTGCCCACGCCCGCCTCGGCGACGAGCTTGACGCTGATCCGCGCGGCCGGGTTGATGTTCTTGAGGTCGAAGATGAGCTGGGCCAGGTCCTCGATGGAGTAGATGTCGTGGTGCGGCGGGGGCGAGACGAGCGTCACGCCGGGGGTCGAGTGGCGCACCCGCGCGATCACCTCGTCGACCTTGTGGCCCGGGAGCTGCCCGCCTTCGCCGGGCTTCGCGCCCTGAGCGATCTTGATCTGGATCTCGTCGGCGTTGATCAGGTAGTGCGCGGTGACCCCGAAGCGGCCCGAGGCGACCTGCTTGATCGCGCTGCGGCGCGAGTCGCCCCCCAGGTCGGGGTGGTAGCGCGCCGGATCCTCTCCGCCCTCGCCGGTGTTCGAGCGGCCGCCGATCCGGTTCATGGCGACGGCAAGCGTCTCGTGGGCCTCGCTGGAGATGCTCCCGAACGACATCGCGCCCGTGGCGAAGCGCTTGACGATCTGCCGCGCCGGCTCGACCTCGTCGAGGGGCACGGACGCTCCCGCGGGAACGAGATCCCACAGGCCACGCAGCGTGATCGGGCGCTCCCGCTGGTCGTTGATCAGGCGCGCATACTCCTCGTACGTCCTGGCGTCGGACAGGCGCGTGGCCTTCTGGAGGGCAGCGATGCTCTCCGGGCTCCAGAGGTGACGCTCGCCGCTGACGCGGTAGCCGTGGTGCCCCCCCTCCATGAGGCGACGAGCGCCCAGCGGGTCGAAGGCCATCACGTGCCGGGCGCGCGCATCCTCGGCGATCTCGCGGAGCCCGACGCCGCGGACGCGCGAGGCCGTTCCCGAGAAGTACTCGTCGATGACCACCTGATCGACGCCGATCGCCTCGAAGATCTGCGCCCCCTGGTAGCTCGCGAGGGTGCTGATGCCCATCTTGGACATCACCTTGAGCACGCCCTTCTTCAGCGCCTTGATGTAGCGCTTCATCGCATCCTGGGGGGTCACGCCGACGAGCGTGCCGTCGGCGGCCAGCTCGGCGATGGTGGAGAGCGCGAGGTACGGGTTCACCGCGCCGGCGCCGTAGCCGAGGAGCAAAGCCATGTGCGCGACCTCGCGCGCCTCGCCGGTCTCCAGGATGATGCCCGCGCGCGCCCGCAAGCCCTGCCGCATGAGGTGGTGATGCACGGCGCCGAGGCCGAGCAGCGCCGGGATGGGCGCGTGACGCTCGTCCAGCTCGCGGTCGCTGAGGATGATCACGCTCGCGCCCTCCGCGATGGCGCGCTCGGCCAGGATGCAGGCCTGCTTGAGCGCAGCGCGCATCGCCTGGTCCGGGTCTCCGTCCACCGGGAAGCTCAGCGGGATGGTCTCGGCGCGGAAGTCGGCGACAGGGTTCTGCTTGAGCTGCGCCAGCTCGTCGTTCGTCAGGAAGGGATGCGGTAGCTCCAGCTGCCGACAGTGCCGGGGCGTCTCCTCGAGGAGGTTCGCCTCGCACCCCAGACAGCTCACCAGCGACATCACGATCTCCTCCCGGATCGGATCGATCGGGGGGTTCGTCACCTGGGCGAAGTGCTGCTTGAAGTAGCGGTAGAGGAGCTGCGGCAGGTCGGAGAGCACGGCCAGCGGGATGTCGATCCCCATCGAGCCGATCGGCTCCTCGCCGGTGGCCGCCATCGGCGTGAGCATGCTCCGCACGTCCTCCTGGGTGTAGCCGAACGCGAGCCGCAGCCGCTCGGCGTCGGCGGCGCTCAGTACCGGAGGCTCGTCTGCGGGCGGGAGCTGATCGAGGTCGATCTTGTTTGCCTCGAGCCAGCGGCGGTAAGGGCGCTGCGCCGCGACGCTGTTCTTGATCTCCTCGTCAGAGACGATGCGCCCCTCCTCGACGTCGACGAGGAACATCTTGCCTGGCTTGATGCGCCCCTTCTCCTTCACGCGCGTGGGGTCGATGTCGAGCACCCCGAGCTCGCTGGCGAGGACGACCATGTCGTCGGTGACCACGTACTTGGCAGGGCGCAGGCCATTGCGGTCGAGCGTGGCGCCGATGAGACGTCCGTCGGTGAAGCCGATCGCCGCCGGGCCATCCCACGGCTCGACGAGGGCGCCGTGGTATTCGTAGAAGGCCTTCTTGAGGTCGCTCATCGCCGGGTCGTCCACCCACGCTTCGGGGATGAGCATCATCATCACGTGCGGAAGTGAGCGCCCCGAGGCGACGAGGAAGTCGGCCACGTTGTCGAGCGCCGCGGAGTCGGAGCCGCCCGAGCGGACGATGGGCCGGAAGTCGTCGAGGTGGTCGCGCCAGTACTGGCTGCGGAGGAGCCACTCTCTCGCGCTCATCCAGGTGCGGTTGCCACGCAGCGTGTTGATCTCGCCGTTGTGCGCGAGGAGCCGGAACGGATGGGCGCGATCCCAGGTCGGGAAGGTGTTGGTGGAGAAGCGGGAGTGGACGAGGGCGAGGCGCGAGACGGTGCGCGGGTCGGAGAGGTCGAGGTAGAAGTCCGCGATCTGCTCCGGGAGCATGAGGCCTTTGTAGACGACGGTGCGTGACGAGCAGGAGACGATGTAGAAGTCGTCGGCCCAGGCGATCTTCCCGGCACGCTTGCGGATGAGGTACAGCGTGCGCTCGAAGAGTTCGGGCGCGCAGGTGCGGCCGATGAAGAGCTGCCGGATGTGAGGGCACGTGTCGCGCGCGATCACGCCGAGCGCCTGGGACGCGATGGGAACGTCACGCCACCCCAGCACGCGCTGCCCATGGTGGACGACGGTCGCCTCGAGGATGGCCTCGTGCCGGCGTCTCCGGGCGGGATCCGTCGGAAAGAAGCACATGGCGACGGCATAGTCGCCAGGCTGCGGGAGCGTGCCTCCCTGCACCTGCACCGGGGGCGTCTCCGCGTAGAGCTGGTGCGGGATCTGCAAGAGGATGCCCGCCCCGTCCCCCGTACACGGGTCACACCCCGCGGCACCGCGGTGGGTGAGGTTACTCAGGATCTCGAGCCCCTGAGCGACCACCTCATGGCTCGCCGCGCGCCGAAGCGAGGCCACGAACCCAAGACCGCAGGCGTCATGCTCGAAATCGGGGTCGTACAGCCCCTGGCGGGCGGGAAGCGGCATGGTGTTTCTCTGCTGTGGCTCGACGTTGACAGGGACCAAGGCGTCTCCAAATGACGCTCTGGACGCACAAGCGAAAGTAAACGCAGTAACGCGGCGCGTCGAGTGGATCCGGGGGTCTCCCGCCGTGAGACCGGAAGAGGTTGCACAGGCCGTTCGGACCGACGCGATCCGACCGTCGACATCGAGACTCGGCCGGGCTCACACGATCCCTGCCCCGGAGCGACACGCTCCCGGCTCCAGGTCTGGCCCATGAAACGATGGTGTTCAAGAGTCGCGCCACTGGAACGCGGTGGGCTTCCTGACCAGGGCGTCGCCCATGCCCGTTTCCGTGCCTCACGTTCGGGGGCTCTCACCCTGGAGGTGTGAATCCCGGGAACTCACGGTGGCCCGCGCTATCCTCCCGCGCTCGCTCATGGAAGCTGCGCGCGTGATCCTGCACGTCGACATGGACGCCTTCTTCGCGTCGGTCGAGATGCGGGACGATCCACGCCTGCAGGGGCGGCCGGTGCTGGTGGGGGGAGCAGGGCGCCGGGGGGTGGTCGCGGCGGCCAGCTACGAGGCACGAAAATTCGGGTGCCGGTCCGCGCAGCCGATGGTCCATGCGCTGCGGCTGTGTCCGGAGGCGGTGGTGGTCGCGCCACGGCACGCGACGTACGTGGAGGTGTCACGCCAGGTCTTCGACATCTTCGAGCGGTTCTCACCGCTGGTGGAGGGTCTCTCGATCGACGAGGCGTTCCTCGATGTCTCGGGAAGCGAGCGGCTGCTGGGGACGCCGCGGCAGATCGCCGACGCGGTGCGCAAGGCGGTGCGTGAAGAGACCGCACTGACCTGCTCGGTGGGCATCGCGAGCGTGAAGTTCCTGGCGAAGATCGCCAGCGGGATGAACAAGCCCGACGGTGTGACGGAGATTCCCGCCGGGAAGGAGCTGGAGTTCCTGACGCCACTGCCCGTGGGGGCGCTGTGGGGCGCCGGTCCGAAGACCGAGGAGCGGCTGGCGCAGCGGGGGATCCGCACCGTTGGGGATCTGCGGCGGCTCGGCCCGTCGACGCTGACGTCGTGGTTCGGGGCCCAGGGGGCTCACCTGTACCGGCTGAGCGAGGGGATCGACGAGCGCGCGGTGATCCCCGACCGGGAGGCGAAGTCGATCAGCAACGAGGACACCTACGCGCACGACGTGGTCGGGGTGGAGGCGCTGAAGCGGTGCCTGCTCTCCCAGGCGACCCGGGTGGCCGACCGGCTGGTCGCCGAGGGGCTCCGGGCACGCTGTGTCCACCTGAAGATCCGCGATGGGCGCTTCGTGACGGAGACGCGCCAGTGCACGCTGCCCGAGGCGGTGGACGATCACCGCGCCATCTACGGGGCGGCGTGCCGGCTGCTGGAGTCGGTGGAGACCGAGGGGCGCAGCTTCCGGCTGACCGGCGTGGGGGTGGCCGCTCTGGAGGAGGCGTCCGCTCCCGTGCAGCTCGGGCTCTTCGATGCCGTGGGAAGCCGTGGTCGAGCCCCCGGCGGCGCGGCGGCGGCTCCCCTGCGGAAGGACTCCCTCCAGGCCGTGCTGTCGGCCGTGCGGGAACGGTTCGGGCATCAGGCGCTGTTTCCAGGCGCTGCGGGGAGCGAACGACGGGGAGGCGCGACGGGTGCGATCAGCCACACACGGGGAGCGCCCCCCGCCGAACAGGCCGAAAACCCGGGTCCGGATGGGCCCAGGAAGCCCGGAAGGCGGGGAGACGGCGGCGAAGGACACCGGTGAGCGGTAGGCTTGGCAGCATGGCTGGGTTGGTCATCGCCTGTACGGCGACATTCGGTGACGAGGCGGAGGGGCTGCTGACGGAGGGGGTCGCGCCGCACACGCTGTCGCTGTCGCGGCAAAGGTCCGCGAGCAACCTCTCGGCAGCCGAGCGCGACGAGGCCGTGCTGAAGGCCGAGGTGGTGTTCGGTCAACCGAACCCCGAGGACCTGCTGGCAGCGCCGCGCTTGCGCTGGGTCCACCTGAGCAGCGCCGGGTACACGCGCTACGAGACCCCGGAAGTGCGCGAGGCCTTCCAGAAGCGAGGCATCGCGCTGACCACCAGCAGCGGTGTCTACGACGAGCCCTGCGCGGAGCACGCCCTGGCCCTCGTCCTCGCGGCCTCGCGTCGTCTCCCCGAGTGCGTGCAGGAACAGCTCGGCGCGCGGGGATGGCCCTCCCGGGAGGTCCGGCGCCGGAGCGGCCTTCTCCGCGGCCGCAGCGTTCTGGTGCTCGGCTTCGGCGCCATCGGCCGCCGCCTCGCGGAGCTGCTGGCCCCCTTCGAGGTGGAGCTGACCATCTTCCGGGCCCATCCCCGCGGCGACGAGCCGGGGCGCGTCGTGGTGCGAGACGGCCTGGAGGAGGCATTCGCCGAGGCCGAGTTCGTGATCTCGACGTTGCCCGAGAACGAGACCACGCGGGCCCTGGTCTCGCGCCCGTTGATCGACCGGATGCAGCCTACCGCGTGGTTCATCAACGTCGGCCGAGGGACGACGGTGGATCAAGCCGCGCTGCATACTGCCCTCACGGCACGACGGCTGGGTGGGGCCTACCTCGACGTCACCGATCCCGAGCCTCTCCCGGCCGATCACCCGCTCTGGCAAGCACCTGGTTGCTGGATCACCCCCCACGCCGCAGGGGGTCAGCGTGAAGAGATGGTGGCGCTGGTGCAGCACTTCCTCGACAACCTGCGCCGCTTCGAGCGCGGAACCGCGCTCGTCGATCGGGTGATTTGAGTCTCCTGCGGGCGGGCCTCGCGATATCGCCGTGCTGCGGACTCACCGCAGCGCTGAACGCCGCGCGATGGTGCAATGCGTTATCGGCGATGCAGCGCGATAGCCTGCACCGGTGTGCGCTTGACATCGAACTTGGCGTTTGGTCATGTGCGCTGGAGGCTAGGTCCCCTGCGCTCGACGCATTCGTGCATTTCAGCGTGATGCGTGCAACACGATTAGAAGAATCCAGGAGACTGCGCCCGTCCCATTGCGAGGTCGATCGGGACGATTGCGACCAGTCTTCCTGAGTTCGAAGGAACGTCGCAGGGAAATGATTCGTCTCGTCCCCCCGTGAACGGGAGGGGCCAGCAGTCGTCGTCGCCGGGAGCGACGCAAGCGGAGCAAGGAGATCGTGAAGATGCGCGTCAAGTCCATCTCGAGTCGAGTACTGCCGAGGCACGTCATGCGCCTCGTGCTGATGATCGGAATCTTGCTGGTCGGCGGGAATGCCTTCGCCAATACGTTGACCCAGAACACCTCGTGGACGATCGATCGGAGCAACACGACCACGAAGTACCGGGTCGTTGCCTACGGCGACTCCATCTTCGCCGGCTACTACGGCAGCATCTCGCGCGCGGCGAAGCGCGCAGCCCCCATGGTGCAGGGTGAGTACCTCTCGAACTCGTGGGGCACCGACATCGAGGTGGTCCGCCGCTGCAAGTCGGGCGCGAAGGCCGACGACATCTACAACAACAAGATCGTCGCCGAGCGGTCCTACATGCAGGACCCGAGCACCCGCGTCGTCACCTTCGAGATGTGCGGCAACGACTTCCTCCAGGCGCGCACCGCCTTCGCCGACCAGAAGGGCACGTGTAACCTCGGCGTGATCGACAGCGCCCTGGCCGCGTGCACGACGTACCAGGAGCGCGCGATGCAGTACATCAACGCGAACGCGCACTCCGCGGTGAAGAAGAAGCAGATCATGAACATCTACTACCCCGGCTACGACGCCGACAACGGCCTGTCGCAGTGCACGGACGCGCAGACGGGGCAGAAGCTGAACAAGCAGGAGGTCTTCATCACCCGCCTCGCGCGGAGCAACTGGCGCGCGTGCAACTTCGCCCGGCAGTACGGCTTCGATTGTGTCGACTCGTTCGCCCATTACATGGGCGCCGACTACGACACGAACGGCGACGGCAAGGTCGACTCCGAGGCGCTCCGCTGGGTGGCCGGCGAGTCGGAGGCGGCCTACGTGACCCGGATCAGCCAGACGCTCCGTGGGACGGTCCGCGACGCGAACAACCACTACGCGAGCAGCGGCACGAGCTACGACTACATCCAGTCGGACAACACCCACCCGACCTACTACAGCAGCGCGACGATGTACCTCGGGCTCATCGGCGGCTCGGCCTCCGGTAGCGGCGCAGCAGAGTTCGCGCAGGGCTCGGGCGGCAAGAATGCGGTGTGGAATCAGTTCGGGCACGAGCGGGCCGGCTGGCTCCACGCGCTCCTGAACCCCGCATCGCCGTGATGCACGCTCGCCCCTCGCGCCGGGCGCCGTGCTCGCGCGCGAGGGGCTGATAGGCTGTCGAGGAATGAAGTCGAAGCGCTCTGCGAGCCAGCTCAGCGGTGCCCCCCGGCGCTCGGTCGACGAGGACGGGGTGGTGCGGATCGAGCTGTCGCAGGGCGCGCGACGTTTTCTCGGCCCCAGGGCGGCGCTCGTCGCGCTGGGAGCCGTGATCGTGCTGGGGGTAGGGCTCTGGTTCGGTGTGCGACCCAGGAGCGGGGTGGAGAATGGCGGTGGTCCGGGGGATGGAGCGCGCGAGGCGCGGCTCTCCTCACGAGGCCGGGCAGGCCATTCGACGCGCGGTGGGGTCGAGTCAGGGCGGTCGTCGCGAGGCGCTGACGCGCTGGCGAGGTGGGGGATGCCGTCGGGTCGGGGAAGCTCGGGGGACGCCGAGGAAGCTGCGCGAGGCGCTGGGCTGGCAGGCGAGCCGGGAGACGACGAAGGCGAAGGCGAAGCCGGGGAGGATGAGCTGGGGTTCGAGGCGCCCGACAAAGCGTCGGGAGAGCGGACCGGGCTCGCGGCCTTTCCGCCGCACGGGACCAAGAAGATCAAAGAGGGCCTCGTGGTGCCCGACGATTTTCCTCTGCCACCCGGCTACGTCCGCCACTACCAGGCGACGGACAAAGGGCAGATGCTCGAAGCCATTTTGATGTTCCATCCCGATTACCAACCCGTCGATGCGCAGGGGAATCCCATCGCGCTGCCAGCCGATCGGGTGGTGCCCCCGGACATGATGCCCGAGGGGCTGCCTGGCGAGCGGCTACAGGTCCCTGAGGACGCCTACGGCAGCCAGAACGAGCCGGAAGGTCCTCCGGGCGAGGGGGACACCGGGGATCACGAGGCGGACCCGACTCCATGAGTTCCCTGAAAGCGGGCGTGGAGCGCTGGCTACCACGCCACACGGCGCGAGGCCGCTGGGCGAGGTGCGTGGTGGGCGCCGCCGCGACGGCGTGCCTCCTCGCGGTCTGCGGTCGCATGGAGGCCCCCTGGTTCGCGCTGCTGTTCGTCGCGCTCGTGCCGTGGCTCTGGGCGCTCGACAGCGCAGACTCGACGGCCGAGGCGACGGCTGCAGGCGCGATGCTGAGCGTCGCCTTTGCTGGCCTGGTCTTCCCGTGGTTTCCCTCCACGGTCGAGCGCTACTCGGGCGCGGGTTCGCTTCCCGTGTGGCTGCTGTTCCTCGTGGCCGCACCGCTGCTGGAGCCGCAGTTCATCGCCTTCGCGCTGGTGCGGCATCTGGCGCGGAAGCGGGTCCCCTTCCTCGGCGCGAGCGCGGCCGCGGCGATGGTGTACGTGGGGACCGAGCTGGTGCTCCCGAAGCTGTTCTTCGACACGCTCGGTCTCGGGCTGTACCCCTCCGTGTACCTGCGCCAGGGCGCAGATCTGCTCGGTGTTCACGGTCTCACGCTGCTGGTGCTCGCCACCAACGAGCTCGTCCGCACCTCCCTGCGTCGAGCCGCCGACGCCCCGGGTGCCGCGCCGAGCGCAGGGCGAGCCCCCACGCCCATGTCCACACGCACGGTCCGCGCGCTGGTCTGCGCGCTCGGCCTCGTCGCCCTCGCCACCGGCTACGGCGCGCTGCGGGTCGCTCAGCTTCGAGAAAGCACTGACGGGAGCGGGCACGTCGTCGGGATCGTCCAGGCGAACATCACCAGCTACGACAAGCTCCGGGCCGAGAAGGGCGCCTTCGAGACGGTGCGCCTGATCCTGGAGACGCAC is part of the Chondromyces crocatus genome and encodes:
- a CDS encoding DNA polymerase IV — encoded protein: MEAARVILHVDMDAFFASVEMRDDPRLQGRPVLVGGAGRRGVVAAASYEARKFGCRSAQPMVHALRLCPEAVVVAPRHATYVEVSRQVFDIFERFSPLVEGLSIDEAFLDVSGSERLLGTPRQIADAVRKAVREETALTCSVGIASVKFLAKIASGMNKPDGVTEIPAGKELEFLTPLPVGALWGAGPKTEERLAQRGIRTVGDLRRLGPSTLTSWFGAQGAHLYRLSEGIDERAVIPDREAKSISNEDTYAHDVVGVEALKRCLLSQATRVADRLVAEGLRARCVHLKIRDGRFVTETRQCTLPEAVDDHRAIYGAACRLLESVETEGRSFRLTGVGVAALEEASAPVQLGLFDAVGSRGRAPGGAAAAPLRKDSLQAVLSAVRERFGHQALFPGAAGSERRGGATGAISHTRGAPPAEQAENPGPDGPRKPGRRGDGGEGHR
- the gltB gene encoding glutamate synthase large subunit; the encoded protein is MPLPARQGLYDPDFEHDACGLGFVASLRRAASHEVVAQGLEILSNLTHRGAAGCDPCTGDGAGILLQIPHQLYAETPPVQVQGGTLPQPGDYAVAMCFFPTDPARRRRHEAILEATVVHHGQRVLGWRDVPIASQALGVIARDTCPHIRQLFIGRTCAPELFERTLYLIRKRAGKIAWADDFYIVSCSSRTVVYKGLMLPEQIADFYLDLSDPRTVSRLALVHSRFSTNTFPTWDRAHPFRLLAHNGEINTLRGNRTWMSAREWLLRSQYWRDHLDDFRPIVRSGGSDSAALDNVADFLVASGRSLPHVMMMLIPEAWVDDPAMSDLKKAFYEYHGALVEPWDGPAAIGFTDGRLIGATLDRNGLRPAKYVVTDDMVVLASELGVLDIDPTRVKEKGRIKPGKMFLVDVEEGRIVSDEEIKNSVAAQRPYRRWLEANKIDLDQLPPADEPPVLSAADAERLRLAFGYTQEDVRSMLTPMAATGEEPIGSMGIDIPLAVLSDLPQLLYRYFKQHFAQVTNPPIDPIREEIVMSLVSCLGCEANLLEETPRHCRQLELPHPFLTNDELAQLKQNPVADFRAETIPLSFPVDGDPDQAMRAALKQACILAERAIAEGASVIILSDRELDERHAPIPALLGLGAVHHHLMRQGLRARAGIILETGEAREVAHMALLLGYGAGAVNPYLALSTIAELAADGTLVGVTPQDAMKRYIKALKKGVLKVMSKMGISTLASYQGAQIFEAIGVDQVVIDEYFSGTASRVRGVGLREIAEDARARHVMAFDPLGARRLMEGGHHGYRVSGERHLWSPESIAALQKATRLSDARTYEEYARLINDQRERPITLRGLWDLVPAGASVPLDEVEPARQIVKRFATGAMSFGSISSEAHETLAVAMNRIGGRSNTGEGGEDPARYHPDLGGDSRRSAIKQVASGRFGVTAHYLINADEIQIKIAQGAKPGEGGQLPGHKVDEVIARVRHSTPGVTLVSPPPHHDIYSIEDLAQLIFDLKNINPAARISVKLVAEAGVGTVAAGVAKAYADVILISGHDGGTGASPLTSIHHAGLPWELGLAEAQQVLVMNRLRGRVRLQADGQLKTGRDVVIAALLGAEEFGFATAPLVALGCVMMRKCHLNTCPVGVATQDPELRRRFTGAPEHVINYLFFVAEEARQLMASLGFRTVDEMVGRADCIAPRRDLPTPRLRSLDFSEVLYLPRETRVEPTRCVAAQEHNLRDVLDHGLIEEAAPALDQGAEVRITRRIRNRDRAFGTMLSGVVARRHGAEGLPDDTIGIAAHGSAGQSLGAFLARGISLVLDGDANDYVGKGLSGGIIAVRPPPGSTFVPEDQVIVGNTVLYGATSGSAFFNGRGGERFGVRNSGALAVVEGVGDHGCEYMTGGVVVILGTTGRNFGAGMSGGVAVVFDRDGSFPARCHPEARDAIEPLATEDTELVLGVLREHVARTGSPRAKRMLEAWDEYAPHLVKLVPREYRRALEVRRAQGTGPFGDHSLAERFARHNASEPSLVSRPTGAISSRSKGMVTAHG
- a CDS encoding SGNH/GDSL hydrolase family protein, with the translated sequence MRVKSISSRVLPRHVMRLVLMIGILLVGGNAFANTLTQNTSWTIDRSNTTTKYRVVAYGDSIFAGYYGSISRAAKRAAPMVQGEYLSNSWGTDIEVVRRCKSGAKADDIYNNKIVAERSYMQDPSTRVVTFEMCGNDFLQARTAFADQKGTCNLGVIDSALAACTTYQERAMQYINANAHSAVKKKQIMNIYYPGYDADNGLSQCTDAQTGQKLNKQEVFITRLARSNWRACNFARQYGFDCVDSFAHYMGADYDTNGDGKVDSEALRWVAGESEAAYVTRISQTLRGTVRDANNHYASSGTSYDYIQSDNTHPTYYSSATMYLGLIGGSASGSGAAEFAQGSGGKNAVWNQFGHERAGWLHALLNPASP
- a CDS encoding D-2-hydroxyacid dehydrogenase, yielding MAGLVIACTATFGDEAEGLLTEGVAPHTLSLSRQRSASNLSAAERDEAVLKAEVVFGQPNPEDLLAAPRLRWVHLSSAGYTRYETPEVREAFQKRGIALTTSSGVYDEPCAEHALALVLAASRRLPECVQEQLGARGWPSREVRRRSGLLRGRSVLVLGFGAIGRRLAELLAPFEVELTIFRAHPRGDEPGRVVVRDGLEEAFAEAEFVISTLPENETTRALVSRPLIDRMQPTAWFINVGRGTTVDQAALHTALTARRLGGAYLDVTDPEPLPADHPLWQAPGCWITPHAAGGQREEMVALVQHFLDNLRRFERGTALVDRVI